A genomic segment from Bradyrhizobium sp. ISRA430 encodes:
- the murJ gene encoding murein biosynthesis integral membrane protein MurJ has product MLGRIFTVGGYTLLSRLTGFARDIMLAAILGAGPVADAFFVALRLPNHFRAIFAEGAFNAAWVPAYAHVHGERGEAAARLFADRIFTLLLASQVLLLVVAWLFMPQAMSILAPGFTEDAEQRRLAIELTRITFPYLLLITLVTLYGGMLNVMQRFASAAAASIFLNVTMMMTLALAAWFPSAGHAAAWGVLISGFLQYFLLAGDLGRHGGLPRFAPLKLDEDVRGFFKALGPATLGSMGTQVALFADTIIATFLPAGALSALYYADRLNQLPIGVIGIAIGTVLLPEMSRRITANDHDGAMKAQRRAFDFTLLFSVPFVAAFMTVPDVIVRAMFARGAFSKADAAAAAATLAAYAVGLIPFVMIRSAVATFYARKDTATPVRAMLNGVAINVALKIALMGALAQIGLALATAAGQWTNLLLLFAFAVRRGYLEIDRALTSSLAKFVLAGLILAAGLWLTARFGAAYVLTMPSFRDEMTLALLIVTGTVIYGLCILVLFGRGWLVSLVRS; this is encoded by the coding sequence ATGCTCGGGCGGATTTTCACGGTTGGCGGATATACGCTGCTCTCGCGGCTGACGGGGTTTGCCCGCGACATCATGCTCGCGGCGATCCTGGGCGCTGGCCCCGTGGCCGACGCCTTCTTCGTGGCACTCCGCCTGCCCAATCATTTCCGCGCGATCTTCGCCGAGGGCGCCTTCAACGCCGCCTGGGTGCCGGCCTATGCCCACGTCCATGGCGAGCGCGGGGAGGCGGCCGCAAGACTGTTCGCCGACCGCATCTTCACGCTGCTTCTGGCCTCGCAGGTTCTGCTCCTGGTCGTCGCCTGGCTATTCATGCCGCAGGCCATGAGCATTCTGGCGCCCGGTTTCACCGAGGACGCCGAGCAGCGACGCCTCGCAATCGAGCTGACCCGGATCACCTTTCCCTATCTCTTGCTGATCACGCTGGTGACGCTCTATGGCGGCATGCTCAACGTGATGCAGCGCTTTGCCAGTGCCGCAGCCGCCTCGATCTTCCTCAACGTCACGATGATGATGACGCTGGCACTGGCCGCCTGGTTTCCCAGCGCGGGCCACGCCGCCGCCTGGGGCGTGCTGATTTCGGGCTTCCTGCAGTACTTCTTACTCGCGGGGGATCTCGGGCGCCATGGCGGCCTGCCGCGCTTTGCGCCGCTCAAGCTCGATGAAGACGTCCGCGGCTTCTTCAAGGCGCTTGGACCCGCCACGCTGGGTTCGATGGGCACCCAGGTTGCCCTGTTCGCCGACACTATCATCGCGACCTTCCTGCCGGCTGGTGCGCTGTCGGCGCTCTATTACGCCGACCGTCTCAACCAGTTGCCGATCGGCGTCATCGGCATCGCCATCGGCACGGTGCTGCTGCCGGAGATGTCGCGGCGGATCACGGCCAATGACCACGACGGCGCAATGAAAGCGCAGCGCCGCGCCTTCGATTTCACGCTGCTGTTCTCCGTGCCGTTCGTGGCTGCCTTCATGACCGTGCCCGATGTGATCGTGCGCGCGATGTTTGCGCGCGGGGCCTTCTCCAAGGCCGATGCCGCGGCCGCCGCCGCAACCTTGGCGGCTTACGCCGTGGGTCTAATCCCATTCGTGATGATCCGCAGCGCAGTAGCAACTTTCTATGCCCGCAAGGATACAGCGACACCAGTCCGGGCCATGCTGAATGGCGTAGCGATCAATGTCGCCTTGAAAATTGCGCTGATGGGAGCGCTTGCTCAAATCGGGCTTGCGCTGGCGACCGCCGCCGGCCAGTGGACCAATCTGCTGCTGCTGTTCGCTTTCGCAGTGCGGCGAGGCTATCTGGAGATCGACAGAGCGCTGACCTCTTCGCTGGCCAAGTTCGTCCTGGCCGGGCTGATCCTTGCAGCCGGCCTGTGGCTGACCGCACGCTTTGGCGCGGCCTATGTCTTGACCATGCCAAGCTTCCGCGACGAGATGACGCTGGCCCTGCTGATCGTCACCGGCACCGTCATCTACGGCCTCTGCATCCTGGTGCTGTTCGGCCGGGGCTGGCTGGTCTCCCTGGTGCGCAGCTAG